A region from the Bacteroidota bacterium genome encodes:
- a CDS encoding acyl-CoA dehydrogenase family protein, giving the protein MSLGDGFYLRAQKDFIAFIAENAPRWQAHPTLPEDVLAQLVERGLFKLFVPKSFGGLALSLREAAALYAALARADGSVAWLVQIGAGGGFFVPSFPPEVAKAFFSPQQAVIAGSGYPSGRAYRVTGGYRVSGTWRYASGAQYASLFTANAVLPEEGNAIRAFAFPREAVELIPDWHAMGMRATSSWSFRVTEVFVPEAHSFVVGEQLWDPGLPVYRIPFELFALVSIGAVAYGLVMAFLDEAVASLAHALERRQRVAAYRRKARWHGRILFGLISGLERAAGNGMTAQEQRQWAERIGVHLESMRRLTLAALPCCGMLAVQETSRLNRILRDMLAIGQHQIFRGGTFGCAHL; this is encoded by the coding sequence ATGTCGCTAGGAGATGGCTTCTACTTGAGGGCACAAAAGGACTTTATCGCGTTCATCGCCGAAAACGCTCCACGCTGGCAGGCTCACCCGACGCTGCCTGAGGACGTCCTGGCACAGCTTGTTGAGCGAGGGCTTTTTAAGCTGTTTGTGCCCAAGTCATTCGGCGGGCTCGCCCTGTCCCTTCGGGAGGCCGCCGCGCTCTACGCGGCGCTCGCTAGGGCCGACGGAAGCGTGGCGTGGTTGGTGCAGATCGGCGCAGGGGGAGGGTTTTTCGTGCCTTCCTTTCCGCCTGAGGTGGCAAAGGCCTTCTTCTCTCCCCAGCAAGCCGTGATCGCGGGTTCTGGATACCCCAGCGGAAGGGCGTATCGCGTCACCGGCGGTTACCGCGTAAGCGGTACCTGGCGCTACGCCAGCGGCGCGCAGTACGCAAGCTTGTTTACCGCAAACGCGGTGCTTCCGGAGGAGGGCAACGCCATCAGGGCTTTCGCCTTCCCTCGCGAGGCGGTCGAACTCATACCCGATTGGCATGCCATGGGCATGCGGGCCACCTCCAGCTGGTCGTTTCGCGTCACCGAGGTCTTCGTGCCCGAGGCCCATAGCTTCGTCGTGGGCGAACAGCTCTGGGACCCCGGCCTCCCCGTATATCGGATTCCGTTCGAGCTTTTCGCGCTCGTCTCCATAGGTGCCGTAGCCTACGGCTTGGTGATGGCCTTCTTGGACGAAGCTGTCGCGTCGTTGGCTCATGCCCTGGAGCGTCGCCAGCGCGTGGCGGCCTATAGGAGGAAGGCACGCTGGCACGGCAGGATCTTATTCGGACTTATTAGCGGGCTTGAACGGGCAGCCGGAAACGGCATGACGGCTCAAGAGCAACGCCAATGGGCTGAGCGAATCGGGGTTCATCTGGAAAGCATGCGCAGGCTTACTCTGGCCGCCCTGCCCTGCTGCGGCATGTTGGCCGTGCAGGAGACGTCGCGCCTCAACCGCATCCTGCGGGATATGCTCGCGATCGGACAGCATCAGATCTTCAGGGGGGGAACTTTCGGATGCGCACACCTCTGA